Proteins co-encoded in one Flavobacteriaceae bacterium MAR_2009_75 genomic window:
- a CDS encoding small conductance mechanosensitive channel: MTEFTNIEEHIEKAIDFAWLILPNLVMAIIILIVGLYIIRFLNKMVRKFFQRKEYDLALESFLQSFISIALKIILFVLVITQLGVQSSSLIAMIGAAGLAIGLALQGSLSNFAGGVLILLFKPFKAGDWISAQGVDGSVKEITIFYTKLNTFGNQIAVIPNGQLSNNNVINYNAMPTRRDNIKVGIGYSSNIKVAKDIMLQICADNENILKEPAPEVYVDGLGDSSVNLSLRFWAENAVFWGAHFHVIEETKKRFDEAGIEIPFPQRVVHGIPQETQQD; this comes from the coding sequence ATGACAGAGTTTACAAATATTGAAGAACACATTGAAAAAGCAATTGATTTTGCTTGGTTAATATTACCGAATTTGGTGATGGCCATAATTATTCTAATCGTCGGGTTGTACATTATCCGGTTCTTGAATAAAATGGTTCGAAAGTTCTTTCAACGTAAAGAATATGACCTGGCCCTAGAAAGCTTTCTTCAAAGTTTTATAAGCATAGCCCTGAAGATTATTTTATTCGTATTAGTGATTACGCAACTCGGTGTACAGTCTTCTTCTTTAATTGCAATGATAGGTGCTGCGGGTCTGGCCATTGGTTTAGCTTTACAAGGCTCTCTCTCCAATTTTGCGGGTGGAGTACTGATTCTACTTTTCAAGCCTTTTAAGGCGGGGGATTGGATTTCAGCCCAAGGTGTAGACGGCTCTGTGAAAGAGATTACAATTTTCTACACTAAATTAAATACGTTCGGTAATCAAATAGCGGTAATACCCAACGGGCAACTCTCGAACAACAATGTAATAAATTACAATGCCATGCCTACTAGAAGAGATAATATCAAAGTAGGTATTGGTTATAGCTCGAATATTAAAGTCGCTAAAGATATCATGCTTCAAATTTGTGCCGACAACGAAAATATTCTTAAAGAACCGGCCCCTGAGGTATATGTCGATGGACTAGGAGATAGCTCGGTTAATTTGAGCTTGCGTTTCTGGGCCGAGAACGCTGTTTTCTGGGGCGCTCATTTTCATGTTATAGAAGAGACTAAAAAACGATTTGATGAGGCTGGAATTGAAATACCATTTCCTCAAAGAGTCGTACACGGTATTCCACAAGAGACGCAACAAGATTAA
- a CDS encoding LytTR family two component transcriptional regulator has product MKLKAILVEDEVNSREILRNYLTKYCPNVELLGEADSIQKGLELIDKHQLDLVFLDVEMPFGNAFDLLDKVPDRTFETVFVTAYDHYAKDALNHHAAYYLTKPINIDELIKAVEYVVEVKEKENDLEDTVLRPKFKSVNGKITIPQQDGFQVLNVADILYCKADDNYTDIFLENKKILVSKTLKYFEEALSTYTFARIHKSYLVNVNEVVKYRKGKGGSVVVSNGKELLVSASKKKELLAYF; this is encoded by the coding sequence ATGAAACTGAAAGCGATACTAGTAGAAGATGAGGTTAACAGTCGAGAAATCTTACGTAATTATCTGACTAAATATTGCCCAAACGTAGAGTTGTTGGGTGAGGCTGATTCTATTCAAAAAGGGCTTGAACTGATTGATAAGCACCAGCTAGATTTAGTGTTTTTAGATGTTGAAATGCCTTTTGGCAATGCATTCGACCTTTTGGATAAAGTTCCTGACCGCACTTTTGAGACGGTATTTGTGACCGCATATGACCACTATGCCAAAGATGCGCTCAATCACCATGCGGCATATTATTTGACCAAACCAATTAATATCGATGAATTGATCAAGGCGGTAGAATATGTTGTTGAGGTTAAAGAGAAAGAAAATGACCTTGAAGATACCGTGCTGCGGCCCAAGTTCAAATCTGTAAACGGAAAAATAACGATACCGCAGCAAGATGGCTTTCAGGTATTGAATGTAGCCGATATTCTTTATTGTAAGGCAGATGATAATTATACCGATATTTTTTTAGAGAACAAGAAAATTTTGGTTAGCAAAACTTTGAAATATTTTGAAGAAGCCCTTTCTACCTATACGTTTGCACGAATTCATAAATCGTATCTGGTAAATGTGAATGAAGTGGTAAAGTATAGAAAAGGCAAAGGGGGTAGCGTTGTTGTGAGTAATGGCAAAGAGCTTTTGGTATCGGCTTCAAAGAAGAAAGAACTTTTGGCCTACTTTTAA
- a CDS encoding outer membrane protein has protein sequence MNFKLIVLLLLFGVGNLFAQNKKWTLQECVEYAVENNLTVEQFELDLQNAQIDHSDALGGLLPNINSSISTSGNTGLSFDPTTNQPVTTTILTANGGVTSSLTLFDGLRNLNRLNRAKLNEIANQYRLDDLKDDIRLNVANAYLQILSNKETLKVFRAQYAVTEQDLKRTNELVDAGVLPQGDLLEIEATAAGLEQQIVNTENMVLISRISLAQLLQITDYENFDVADVDYEVPPSDIQNQSAKEIFAKALTFRNDIKFSQSNIDLAMEDLKITKGALYPTLSAFFNYNTRYSDQDGFDSTTGTFVPAESLTNQLWINDGISYGAQLNIPIFNGFSVRNNIKRSQINVEKAKLQLEQDKLDLETNINQAYVDVKSFSKAYEAAQKTLEARQLAYDYSKERYEVGLMNAFDFSQAQSRVDNAAAEVVRTKYDYIFRIKVLEFYFGLPMQLN, from the coding sequence ATGAACTTTAAACTAATAGTTTTACTCCTCCTCTTTGGAGTTGGAAATCTCTTTGCCCAAAATAAAAAATGGACGTTGCAAGAATGTGTCGAATATGCAGTAGAGAATAACTTGACGGTAGAGCAATTTGAACTGGATCTTCAAAATGCACAAATAGATCATTCCGATGCCTTGGGCGGGTTGTTGCCAAACATTAACAGTTCAATAAGTACTTCGGGCAATACGGGTCTTTCTTTTGACCCGACTACCAATCAGCCGGTTACGACAACAATTTTAACCGCTAACGGAGGTGTAACTTCATCGTTAACGCTTTTTGATGGACTTAGAAATCTAAACCGACTTAATAGGGCCAAGTTGAATGAAATCGCAAATCAATACAGGTTAGATGATTTGAAAGATGACATTCGCCTCAACGTCGCTAATGCATATTTGCAAATTCTGTCGAACAAAGAAACGCTCAAGGTGTTTAGAGCACAATATGCCGTTACCGAGCAAGACTTAAAACGCACCAATGAATTGGTAGATGCTGGTGTTCTGCCGCAGGGGGATCTGTTGGAAATCGAAGCTACGGCTGCTGGTTTAGAGCAGCAAATCGTTAATACCGAAAATATGGTTCTTATTTCGCGTATAAGCTTGGCACAATTGCTTCAGATTACCGATTATGAAAATTTCGATGTAGCCGATGTTGATTACGAAGTGCCACCTTCCGATATTCAAAATCAGTCGGCGAAAGAGATTTTTGCCAAAGCACTTACGTTTCGTAATGATATTAAATTTTCACAATCGAATATCGATTTGGCTATGGAAGATTTAAAAATCACAAAAGGCGCACTATATCCAACCCTTTCTGCTTTCTTTAACTATAATACGCGCTATTCCGATCAAGACGGTTTTGATAGCACTACAGGTACTTTTGTTCCGGCAGAAAGCTTGACGAACCAACTTTGGATCAATGATGGTATTTCATACGGGGCCCAATTGAATATACCCATTTTTAATGGGTTTAGCGTAAGAAACAATATTAAGCGTTCGCAAATCAATGTAGAAAAAGCAAAACTACAGTTAGAGCAAGATAAGCTGGACTTGGAAACCAATATCAACCAAGCTTATGTTGATGTCAAAAGTTTTTCTAAAGCATATGAAGCGGCTCAAAAAACCTTGGAGGCAAGACAACTGGCTTACGATTATTCGAAAGAACGTTATGAAGTTGGTTTGATGAACGCATTTGATTTCAGTCAAGCGCAATCTAGGGTAGATAATGCTGCTGCCGAGGTGGTACGAACCAAATATGATTATATTTTTAGGATAAAAGTATTAGAGTTTTATTTTGGGTTGCCAATGCAGCTGAATTAG
- a CDS encoding HlyD family secretion protein, with translation MNKIVKYVLIGLLVLGALWAAVFFIKSNSKEAITYETQNPFISNIEKKTVATGKVIPEDEIEIKPQISGIIQKIFLEEGQKVKSGDLIATIKVVPNEQSLNQSRGRVRNAELALNNIKIEYERNKSLFDKGVISSQDFNTLQLQYDQATQELDNAKADYQIIRMGSAGGSSSANTNIRATVEGTILEIPVEEGYQVIQSNNFNDGTTIATIADLSKMIFEGKVDEGEVAKLEVGTPLKISLGAVEGKELDAKLRFIAPKGIEETGAVQFKIEGDVEVKDDIFIRAGYSANASLVLEKKDDILVIPEALLQFDKKTDKPYVEVSTGDQQFERRDIEIGISDGVNVEVVSGLSESDEVKIWNKTEPIKRGEEDEEPEESEE, from the coding sequence ATGAACAAGATCGTAAAGTATGTTTTAATCGGATTGTTAGTACTGGGTGCTCTTTGGGCGGCCGTATTCTTCATCAAGTCGAATAGTAAAGAAGCAATCACATACGAAACCCAGAACCCGTTTATAAGCAATATTGAGAAAAAAACAGTAGCTACGGGTAAGGTGATTCCTGAAGATGAGATTGAGATCAAACCACAAATTTCGGGTATTATCCAAAAGATTTTTTTAGAGGAAGGGCAAAAAGTAAAGTCCGGAGATTTAATAGCAACTATTAAGGTAGTGCCCAATGAGCAGTCGCTTAACCAATCTCGTGGGCGAGTAAGAAATGCCGAGTTGGCATTGAACAATATTAAAATCGAGTACGAACGAAATAAATCTCTCTTTGATAAAGGTGTGATTTCTAGCCAAGATTTTAATACACTTCAATTACAATATGATCAGGCGACTCAAGAATTGGATAATGCCAAAGCAGATTACCAGATTATACGTATGGGATCAGCTGGCGGGTCTTCAAGTGCCAATACGAACATTAGGGCCACCGTAGAGGGTACTATTCTTGAAATACCCGTCGAAGAGGGCTATCAAGTAATTCAAAGTAACAACTTTAATGATGGTACGACCATCGCGACTATTGCCGATTTGAGTAAAATGATTTTCGAGGGTAAAGTCGATGAAGGTGAAGTGGCGAAGCTTGAAGTGGGCACCCCGTTGAAAATTAGTTTGGGTGCCGTTGAGGGCAAAGAATTAGATGCAAAACTACGTTTTATCGCACCTAAAGGCATTGAGGAAACCGGTGCGGTTCAATTCAAGATAGAAGGCGATGTTGAGGTGAAAGATGACATTTTTATTCGAGCAGGTTATAGTGCCAATGCTTCCCTAGTCTTAGAAAAGAAAGATGATATCTTAGTTATACCGGAAGCCTTGCTACAATTCGATAAAAAAACCGACAAGCCCTATGTTGAGGTTTCTACCGGTGACCAACAGTTTGAGCGCAGAGATATCGAAATAGGTATTTCAGATGGGGTCAATGTAGAAGTTGTCTCAGGCCTCAGTGAATCTGATGAAGTCAAGATATGGAACAAAACGGAGCCGATCAAAAGAGGTGAAGAAGACGAGGAGCCTGAGGAAAGTGAAGAATAA
- a CDS encoding Fe-S cluster biogenesis protein NfuA, with product MKEYNITVVNTNNPKILKFETNHLLTKGKNYEFKNIDEAKISPLAQQLFYLPFIKTVYISGNFVGLERFDIVEWDDVKGEVAQQLVEYLNAGEPIVIEEETKQKEAITVYAEVTPNPAVMKFVANKRIVPGTFEFKNIDEAKDSPLAKELFQFPFVKEIFFDLNYVSVTKYDVAEWDDITMSLRELVRDYLADGKEVVSENATAQSPNSNEAVSATPNPDLDDTSQQIVDILEEYVKPAVASDGGNILFQSYEEETKTVNVILQGACSGCPSSTFTLKNGIETMLKNMMGDKVNEVVALNG from the coding sequence ATGAAAGAATACAATATTACCGTAGTAAATACGAATAACCCTAAGATACTTAAATTTGAGACGAATCATCTCTTGACCAAGGGCAAGAACTACGAATTTAAAAATATTGACGAAGCCAAAATATCACCCTTGGCCCAACAGTTATTCTACCTTCCTTTCATAAAGACGGTTTATATTTCAGGTAATTTCGTTGGATTAGAACGGTTTGATATTGTGGAGTGGGATGATGTTAAAGGCGAGGTGGCCCAACAGTTGGTAGAATACCTGAATGCTGGTGAACCCATCGTAATCGAAGAAGAGACCAAACAAAAAGAGGCCATAACTGTATATGCTGAGGTTACCCCTAACCCAGCGGTTATGAAATTTGTAGCTAATAAGCGTATCGTGCCGGGTACTTTTGAATTTAAAAATATTGACGAAGCCAAAGATTCTCCATTGGCCAAAGAACTTTTTCAATTTCCGTTTGTAAAAGAAATATTCTTTGACTTGAACTATGTTTCGGTAACTAAATACGATGTGGCCGAATGGGACGATATTACCATGAGCTTACGTGAATTGGTTCGTGATTATCTGGCCGACGGTAAAGAAGTAGTTTCAGAAAATGCCACGGCACAGAGCCCTAACAGCAACGAAGCTGTATCGGCTACACCTAACCCTGATTTAGACGACACTTCTCAACAAATCGTTGATATTCTTGAAGAATACGTAAAACCTGCCGTTGCTAGTGACGGCGGAAATATTTTGTTTCAATCTTACGAAGAAGAAACTAAGACCGTTAATGTTATCTTACAAGGCGCATGCAGCGGTTGCCCCTCATCTACTTTTACACTGAAAAATGGAATAGAGACGATGCTTAAGAATATGATGGGTGACAAGGTTAACGAAGTTGTTGCCCTAAATGGCTAA
- a CDS encoding tRNA threonylcarbamoyladenosine biosynthesis protein TsaB, with the protein MAIILNLETATTNCSVSVAKDGVVLAIKEHDTPNYSHSEQLHVFIEDVLKDAQLELSQIEAVAVSKGPGSYTGLRIGVSAAKGLCFSLDVPLISIATLESMAHQVNDHSYDIIIPLLDARRMEVYSAIFNKNHNQIRATDAEIINENSFQTYWEDSRVILAGSGAEKCRDVLNSSNIEFASSVVPSSKEMGKLSYQKYLSKDFEDVAYFEPYYLKDFILQQKKKK; encoded by the coding sequence ATGGCGATAATATTAAACTTAGAAACTGCAACTACCAATTGCTCGGTAAGTGTTGCAAAAGATGGGGTTGTTCTAGCGATCAAGGAGCACGACACCCCTAATTATTCCCATTCTGAACAACTACATGTGTTTATTGAAGATGTTTTGAAGGATGCGCAGCTAGAATTGTCTCAAATAGAAGCCGTCGCAGTGAGTAAAGGCCCTGGATCGTATACCGGACTTCGTATAGGTGTTTCAGCGGCAAAAGGTTTATGCTTTTCATTGGATGTGCCGCTAATATCAATAGCTACTTTAGAAAGTATGGCCCATCAGGTAAATGACCATAGTTATGATATTATAATTCCTTTGCTAGATGCACGTCGTATGGAAGTCTATTCGGCCATCTTCAATAAAAATCACAATCAAATAAGAGCGACCGATGCTGAAATTATCAACGAAAATTCTTTTCAGACCTATTGGGAAGATAGTAGAGTTATCCTTGCAGGTTCGGGTGCCGAAAAATGTAGGGACGTACTCAACAGTTCCAACATTGAATTTGCAAGTTCTGTAGTACCTTCGTCTAAAGAAATGGGTAAATTATCTTATCAAAAATACTTATCTAAAGATTTCGAAGATGTCGCTTATTTTGAGCCCTATTACCTAAAAGATTTTATCCTTCAGCAAAAGAAAAAGAAATAA
- a CDS encoding von Willebrand factor type A domain-containing protein, with the protein MKTKRLIFSGMLLAFTVTIYSCEFKREGNSAKPLFAEVIHEKDKEIEPKKNTVQIALLLDTSNSMDGLINQAKAQLWDVVNKFTHAKCGDDSRPDLQIALYQYGNDNLSYREGYVQQVLNFTGDLDEISEKLFSLTTNGGEEFCGTVIHKSLRQLNWAKNPDNLKMIFIAGNEPFTQGETHYKDAASNAKEKDVIVNTIFCGNYEQGIHGKWKEGALLAGGDYMAIDHNREIVHVNTPYDEAIIDYNTKLNDTYVSYGSQGNLKKEKQAAQDYNAAELQEVVVVKRAVSKSSRLYNNKDWDLVDASDEEDFNVGSVEKKDLPKELRNKSPKEIEAYVSEKKEERAQIQKKIKELNKKRVKYIADNQDKNETGELENAMINAIKKQAEEKNYRWD; encoded by the coding sequence ATGAAAACCAAAAGACTGATTTTTTCAGGAATGTTATTGGCCTTTACCGTAACAATCTACAGCTGTGAATTCAAAAGGGAAGGAAATAGTGCCAAACCTTTATTTGCCGAGGTAATACACGAAAAAGACAAAGAAATTGAACCTAAGAAAAATACGGTACAGATTGCTTTGTTGTTAGATACCAGTAATAGTATGGATGGGTTAATCAACCAAGCGAAGGCACAACTCTGGGATGTAGTGAACAAGTTCACCCATGCCAAATGTGGTGACGATTCTCGGCCCGATTTACAAATTGCACTTTACCAATATGGCAACGACAACCTTTCTTACCGTGAGGGATATGTTCAGCAAGTACTCAATTTTACCGGAGACCTTGATGAAATTTCAGAAAAACTTTTCTCTTTGACCACCAACGGAGGTGAAGAGTTTTGCGGTACCGTCATTCATAAATCATTACGACAATTGAATTGGGCTAAAAATCCGGATAATCTCAAGATGATTTTCATAGCCGGAAACGAACCTTTTACACAAGGGGAAACCCATTATAAAGATGCCGCGTCTAATGCAAAAGAGAAGGATGTTATCGTAAATACCATTTTTTGCGGTAACTACGAACAAGGTATTCATGGTAAATGGAAAGAAGGAGCGCTTCTCGCAGGCGGAGACTACATGGCCATAGACCATAATCGTGAAATCGTTCATGTAAACACACCCTATGACGAAGCCATTATCGATTATAACACCAAGCTTAACGACACTTACGTTTCTTATGGAAGTCAAGGAAACTTAAAAAAAGAAAAGCAGGCCGCTCAAGATTATAACGCTGCAGAACTTCAAGAAGTTGTTGTGGTAAAAAGGGCCGTAAGCAAAAGCTCTCGCTTGTACAACAACAAAGATTGGGATTTGGTCGATGCCTCCGATGAAGAAGATTTTAATGTAGGTTCGGTCGAAAAGAAAGATTTGCCCAAAGAACTTAGAAACAAGTCTCCTAAAGAAATTGAGGCCTACGTCTCAGAAAAAAAAGAAGAACGTGCCCAAATTCAAAAGAAGATAAAAGAACTAAACAAGAAAAGAGTAAAATACATCGCAGACAATCAAGATAAAAATGAAACTGGCGAGCTCGAAAATGCCATGATCAATGCCATTAAAAAGCAGGCAGAAGAAAAAAATTATCGCTGGGACTAA
- a CDS encoding type IX secretion system PorP/SprF family membrane protein, which translates to MKHRLLLLLVSLLFAFQTNAQEGIPVYFDYLADNYYLVYPSMAGISEGGKIRATARMQWFSVEDAPNLQTLNANFRIGESNSGIGAIFFNDANGYHAQTGLKLTYAHHLKLGGDARYLNQVSFGLSPTYLQSSLDESEFRSVQPDDAIAGTKLSEGYFNMDLGLSYNLMEFYAHFAINNLLASDRNLYRYGKGNDNIPVIDNLRRYLISAGYVFGKQEWQYEPSVLFQMTDFTAEKTIDFNAKVYKDVDFGRIWGGLSYRRSLDGTSFVTDDSFGEQRLQLFTPIVGANIKNFMVSYNYSYQSGDIRFDSGGFHQITIGYDFGQSERKYDCYCPAAQ; encoded by the coding sequence ATGAAACATCGTTTATTATTGTTGCTCGTTTCCCTTTTGTTCGCATTTCAAACTAATGCGCAAGAGGGTATACCGGTATATTTTGATTATCTGGCGGACAACTATTATTTGGTCTACCCGTCAATGGCCGGTATCAGTGAAGGTGGTAAAATAAGGGCTACCGCAAGAATGCAATGGTTCAGTGTAGAAGATGCCCCTAACCTACAGACATTAAATGCGAATTTTAGAATAGGGGAGAGCAATAGTGGTATTGGCGCTATTTTCTTTAATGATGCCAACGGTTACCACGCACAAACAGGATTGAAACTGACCTATGCCCACCATTTAAAGTTAGGTGGCGATGCCCGATATTTGAACCAAGTCTCTTTTGGTTTGAGCCCGACCTATTTACAGAGCAGTTTAGATGAATCGGAGTTTCGTTCAGTGCAACCCGATGACGCGATAGCGGGAACTAAATTGAGTGAAGGCTATTTTAATATGGATTTGGGACTATCTTATAACCTTATGGAATTCTATGCACATTTCGCCATCAATAACCTTTTGGCAAGTGATCGTAATTTATATCGATATGGAAAGGGTAACGACAATATACCGGTTATCGATAACCTAAGAAGATATCTGATTTCCGCTGGATATGTTTTTGGAAAACAAGAATGGCAATACGAACCTTCCGTACTTTTTCAAATGACCGATTTTACTGCCGAGAAAACAATTGATTTCAATGCCAAGGTATATAAAGACGTAGATTTCGGACGAATTTGGGGTGGCCTGTCGTACCGAAGAAGTCTTGACGGAACTTCTTTTGTAACCGACGATAGTTTCGGTGAGCAGCGTTTGCAACTGTTTACACCCATTGTTGGTGCCAATATCAAGAACTTTATGGTTTCGTATAACTATTCGTACCAATCAGGTGATATTCGTTTTGATAGCGGTGGTTTTCATCAGATTACCATTGGTTATGATTTTGGTCAATCAGAAAGAAAGTACGATTGCTATTGCCCTGCTGCACAATAA
- a CDS encoding tetratricopeptide repeat protein, which yields MFVHRYILILFLVTGTVGFAQSRGKQASMHQSHLDSAHFYKKENIERSIDFVAQSIAELGKAADKERLAESLTVLGEVYQYHQQYDLAITNYEDALEANKTSKTTLLLGQTYIQNEQFSEAETVLSPLLKIKNLIPYQKVSLYETLGDAYKGLTQYERAVAFYEEGAKLARMNQITPKLADLNSKIADTYAESDKLVEADAYYNSSLQLSKSLPPERALQEKEKVADYYNQKNEYGAEIELRKESLGELNNLPKKRAVRQQNISKSDSITAQRINYKIANAYIAQDKYDEAIPYLKESIEQAGSDDDVVVQKDATRKLSEVFEFKGEYTKAFETYRDYVALVDTLYIRKEQEIARAARFNREISAKQSRISGLEQERELSQSKYDLARTEQELVQETNKRQKWVIYSLILVMIFLGLATFFFYRSNQQQKLANNLLALKSLRSQMNPHFIFNALNSVNNYIAKSDERSANRYLSEFSTLMRSVLENSEEDFIPLTKEIELLRLYLKLEHSRFPEKFDFKVNIGEATNVEAFQIPPMLLQPYIENAIWHGLRYKEKKGFLHIDIEQRNGSSVVITISDNGIGRKKSAELKTQNQRKQKSKGMGNIKKRIAILNDMYKDKLDVLISDLKTDGSGTKVVFTLKKTRSMLKIEQ from the coding sequence ATGTTCGTACACCGCTACATATTGATTTTATTTTTGGTCACTGGCACCGTCGGCTTTGCGCAATCACGTGGCAAGCAAGCGTCTATGCATCAGTCTCACCTAGATTCTGCTCATTTTTATAAAAAGGAAAATATTGAACGAAGTATAGATTTTGTTGCCCAATCTATTGCTGAGCTGGGTAAAGCTGCCGATAAAGAAAGATTAGCTGAATCGCTTACAGTTCTTGGTGAAGTATATCAATATCACCAACAATACGACTTGGCGATTACCAACTACGAAGATGCGTTAGAGGCGAACAAGACCTCTAAAACAACATTGTTGCTTGGGCAAACTTATATTCAAAACGAACAGTTTTCAGAAGCGGAGACCGTACTCTCGCCCTTATTAAAAATAAAAAACTTGATTCCGTATCAGAAAGTGAGTCTCTATGAGACATTAGGCGATGCTTATAAAGGTTTAACGCAGTATGAAAGGGCGGTTGCCTTTTATGAAGAAGGGGCTAAGTTGGCGCGCATGAACCAAATTACACCCAAATTAGCAGATTTAAATTCTAAAATTGCAGATACCTATGCCGAGAGTGATAAACTTGTTGAAGCCGATGCTTATTACAACAGTTCGCTACAACTATCTAAAAGTCTACCACCGGAAAGGGCACTTCAAGAAAAAGAAAAAGTAGCGGATTATTACAATCAAAAAAATGAATACGGGGCCGAAATAGAATTGCGTAAAGAGAGTTTGGGCGAGCTAAACAATTTACCAAAAAAAAGGGCTGTCCGTCAGCAAAATATTTCGAAGTCCGATTCGATTACGGCCCAAAGAATCAATTATAAAATTGCCAATGCCTATATCGCCCAAGACAAATACGACGAGGCCATACCATATCTTAAAGAAAGTATAGAACAGGCCGGCTCTGATGATGATGTGGTGGTTCAAAAAGATGCGACCCGTAAACTTTCAGAGGTTTTCGAGTTTAAAGGAGAGTATACAAAGGCTTTTGAAACCTATCGCGATTATGTGGCGCTTGTCGATACGTTGTACATTCGTAAAGAACAAGAAATAGCACGGGCTGCCCGGTTCAATCGAGAAATATCGGCCAAGCAAAGCCGTATATCAGGTTTAGAGCAAGAACGAGAACTCTCGCAGAGCAAATATGACCTAGCACGTACCGAACAAGAACTGGTTCAAGAAACCAATAAAAGACAGAAGTGGGTCATCTACTCTCTTATTTTGGTTATGATATTCTTGGGTTTGGCCACTTTCTTTTTCTATCGTAGCAATCAACAGCAAAAGCTGGCCAATAACTTGTTGGCCCTAAAATCGCTACGCTCACAAATGAATCCGCACTTTATATTTAATGCCCTGAACTCGGTCAATAATTATATTGCAAAGAGTGACGAGCGTAGCGCCAATAGGTATCTTAGCGAGTTTTCTACGCTGATGAGGTCGGTGCTAGAAAATTCTGAGGAAGACTTTATACCGCTGACAAAAGAAATAGAACTACTCCGTTTGTATCTAAAATTGGAACATTCAAGGTTTCCTGAAAAATTTGATTTTAAGGTGAATATTGGCGAGGCAACAAATGTTGAAGCGTTTCAAATTCCACCTATGTTATTACAGCCCTATATTGAAAATGCCATTTGGCACGGACTTCGATACAAAGAAAAAAAGGGATTTTTACATATTGATATAGAACAAAGAAATGGGAGCTCCGTAGTTATAACTATTTCCGATAACGGAATCGGGCGCAAGAAATCGGCTGAGCTGAAAACCCAAAATCAACGAAAACAAAAATCAAAAGGCATGGGCAACATTAAAAAACGGATTGCCATATTGAATGATATGTATAAAGATAAGCTTGATGTACTGATTTCTGATTTAAAAACTGATGGGTCGGGTACCAAGGTGGTCTTTACATTGAAAAAGACTAGGTCAATGCTAAAAATAGAGCAATGA
- a CDS encoding carbonic anhydrase/acetyltransferase-like protein (isoleucine patch superfamily), with product MIKSVNGKSPIIGEDCFIAENATIVGEVEMGDQCSVWFNAVLRGDVHYIKMGDKVNVQDGAVIHCTYQKSPTNIGNNVSIGHNAIVHGCTIKDNVLIGMGSIVMDDCIVESNSIIAAGAVVTKGTHVPSGSIFAGMPAKKIKDISAELSSGEIDRIADNYVIYSGWFKEQ from the coding sequence ATGATTAAATCTGTAAATGGCAAAAGCCCTATAATAGGAGAAGATTGTTTTATAGCTGAAAATGCTACCATAGTCGGAGAGGTAGAAATGGGCGACCAATGTAGTGTATGGTTCAATGCAGTATTAAGAGGAGATGTTCATTATATTAAAATGGGTGATAAGGTGAATGTTCAAGATGGAGCGGTTATACACTGTACCTATCAAAAATCACCGACCAATATCGGTAATAACGTATCGATTGGGCACAACGCCATAGTTCATGGTTGTACCATTAAAGATAACGTGCTTATCGGTATGGGAAGCATTGTTATGGATGATTGCATCGTTGAGAGCAACAGCATTATCGCAGCGGGTGCGGTAGTTACCAAAGGCACGCACGTGCCTTCTGGAAGTATCTTTGCCGGTATGCCCGCCAAGAAAATTAAAGACATAAGTGCTGAATTGAGCTCAGGTGAAATTGACCGTATCGCCGATAACTATGTTATCTATTCAGGCTGGTTCAAGGAGCAATAA